From the genome of Triticum aestivum cultivar Chinese Spring chromosome 1A, IWGSC CS RefSeq v2.1, whole genome shotgun sequence:
ATGTGTAATAACTAGAAAACCCTTACTTAATTCCTCTTATCCTATTGGGACTTTCCCCACTCGCCCATTCACTCAACCCACTGTCACCCGACTGGTCGCCACTCCGACCCAGCCTGGCTGCCGCCACCGGCGGGCATCCGCCATGGCCTCCCCCTACTCCCCTTCTCCTAGCCAGATTGATCAATGGCATTCTTTCTAGGGCAAAATTATCTCTGTAACATGGCAAGTTTGACAAAAAATAATGATCACACGGTGAATTAACAAACATTATGTTTCCAAAACACATGGTAATTTGAAGTATGTAATTGCCAGACGACATTTTTACGATTACAATTGTCTCATGTGTCCACGGCTAATTCCTAAATTTGTGATCCTTTCAAAGGATAAAGTCCCTAATATTGTGATCTTTTTTTAAAGAACACGATTTGTAAATCTGCCTTGTCCCAGTACAAACATTCAAAAGTTGAAATGTTTTAAAAAACAATTTTCTTATTTCTTTCATGTGCAATTTTATTATAGGTACCATGGCAAATTCATTAATTATACCATGACAACTTTTCCAATTAAACTATGGCAGTTTTGTGGCAACTACCATGGCAGTTTTACTATTTACATCATGACAATTTTATCAATTAGACTATGCCAGTTTACTATTTACATCATGACAACTTTATTAATTAAATAATGGAAAATTGTATTGTCTTATAAACCTTTTTCTCCTACATATATGGTAATTCTAGATATGTCGTAGCTTACCCATTTTATAGAAGGATGAATCATGCCATCTTTTAGGGGTTATGTATAGTACACTTGAACTGTTCAAAAATATATTCTAGTGTTAGTGTCAGAGCATGGCAAACTTTTTGTGTGTAGCAATACATATAAATTTGTTGTtctattttttgtgttttttcgcATTTTGCCATGTCACCATAGACCATGTTTTATCGTGCCAGCAAATTTCAGCGTATGCTTCTGTATCGTGCTATGACAAATTTGTTTTATACACTATGTCAAATGTATTTTTGTCTGTATTACTTTATCTGTATCCTGAATTATCTATTTTTTGTTGatggcaattttattttttttgaaaaacagctAATTGGCCAACCCCTTTTTCCTCACGTGATCCCTATTTTCCGGGCCAGCTTGGTCACGTTAAAAACTCCCTGCAGCGATGTCTGAGGGGTCAATATTGCTTCCATTGTTCTTACCCTCCCAGCATGAACCAATCGTTCTTGCCCGTAACAGCGAAGGCAGACTACTAGTGTCGCGGTGCACTGGCTACCAAGGGGTGGATGATTCCCTAACAGTGGAGATTTTGGCTTGCAGAGATGCTACCTTGCTTGCGAGGGAGAAGCACTATCAGAATGTGATAGTCGAGACAGATTGCCTCAATGTTGTTCAGCTATGGGAAGGTAGGCTGGGAGGCAAATCGAAGGGGTTCCATATCTTCCAAGAGATGCAGGAGGAGTTGCCGTTTTTCAGGGATTTCAGCTTCGTTATGCTAGCCGTCTAGTGAACTCTGTTGCTCATACTTGTGCTAAGGAAGCTTTAGTTGTACAGAATGTTGCTACATACTCTAATGTAATCCCTGGCTTTCTGAGATGCGTTGTGCACTCAGATTTGCTACCGCTGAATGAATAAAATCCGGAGAGCGGAGATTTCAAAAAAAAAGCGTGAACCAATCGTTCGCTGAGGCATCCCTCTCACCTGACGTTCACCATGTATTGGCGTGCTTGTTTTTTAGGACAAAATGCAGCTAGTATACAAAACCAGGATTTCATTTTATTCTCAAAAAACCCAGAACTAATTTTGTATACACTAGACAAAACCAGAATGCCGAAATTGTATGATAACCCGCCTTATGATGCATGAACCCAGTTAGTATACACATTTCACATTTTTAAAATATGCCGTGAACATTTCTGCAAATATATGTTTTGTTGAGATACATTGTATAATTTTCATATACATCTAACACATTATTAATTACATGATTATTATTTTCCAAACACATGCTTTGAACTTTTTTTAGTAcatgttgaaatatttttcaatGGTTTGAAACCTTTTTTGAACTGACCATAATATTTTTCATTGTCTTAACATCTTTTCAAACACGCGAACAATTTTGGAAAtataacattttttgaattacaTGAAATAAAATTACATTGTAAAGCATTTTCTAAAAATGCCATGTACTTTTTTTTAAACGTGTGAGCATTTTTTATATGTCACAAACATTTATTTGAAAGCTATTAACAAGACAGTTATGTTAACAAGACAGTTACACTGCATTAGCACTTTTCAAGTTTGCGTTATTCAATTTTTATAAGGACATTCAGTTTTGGATATGTCTTTGGAGTTTttcaaaaatataaataaaataaaacaaataaatgaAGAAACATAAATGAAAAACAAACTATAGAAAGTCGGTCCAGCCTAATACGAGTGACTGAGAGGGCACTCCTTCAGGCGAGACCTAGTTCGTCTAGTATGAAACGAGACATAGCTGCGCCCGGCACACTTAGCATAAAGTTGTGGAGGTAACGCACAGAGTGTCTGCCCTCTCGTTAGGTTTTCTTTCACGGTGATTTCCTTGGCTCAGTTTTCTCCCCCCTAGAAAACCAGCCGTTAGCTTTTACATCAATAAAAATGCAAAATTAAAATTAATGATGATTATTTTACAAACATATTTTTGTAAATTATACTGCCTCTGTTTCTACACCCGgaaaaaaaatactccctctatttctaaatataagtatttttagagattttaatatggactacatacggagcacaatgagtgaatctacactctaaagtatgtctatatacatccctatatagtccatattgaaatctctaaaaaaaacttatatttacgaatggagggagtagaaaactattctgaaattttagaaaatcttcatgaattttaaaattgaACCAACATTTTagttaaaattttaaaaatattcttgAATTTCAACAAATATTGATAAACACAAGATAGCTATATTCTTAAAAATATTCATGTAATTGTTTAATATAAAATATTCATATATTTTACTTAATATTCAAAAATTTAATAAGATCGAAACaagaaaatgttcataaatttgaaaatggAACATGAATTTAAAAGGGGTAAAAAGGAATAAGAatcaaaaagaaaataagaagagagAGAAATTGGAAGAAACCAAATAAAAGCTGGCAGAAAAGGAACATATAAAGGAAAGAACTACAAAAAAGTCGCCTGCTAATAACAAAACAAactgcttgaatgtaagtagcccCCTGTTGGGCCTGGTACATGTCGGATCTCCCAGTGTGTTTCCTCGAAGTGAATGTCTCAGAGTTGGGAGTCGGCACAAGCACCAAAACATTATCGAAGTAGCTAATACCCCACCCGTTGCTACCGGAATTGGTTGCAATATATTATTTTGATGAGATTTGGATGTCTGAAATTTGAATATGGGAATGAGgataaagatatatatatatatatatatatatatatataatttaattaTCATATAGATGTAAAATATTTATAAAATATAAGCAATATTTCTCATGCATGTTGACAGAAATAAaagtaatgtggttgatgtagtgaAATGTGTGCTTGTTGAAAAAAGCAGTATAACTAGCATTTCTGATGCATGAAGTTTCTCATACATGTTCAGAGAAAGAAATGTAGTGGGATTGATGACGTGAGATGCATGAAGTTTCTCATACATGTTCAGAGAAAGAAATGTAGtgggatcgatgacgtggcagatgCGATTAGATGGTATGTATGCATGTTGTGATAAATGAAAATAGTAAAAAGCATGATGGACAGAAGCATTTGGTTTTGTCGACACAGATTAGCCGTTTGCACTTGTACGAGTAATTGTTTCGTGTTATTGTCCAACAACTTTCTTTTAGTTCTCATTTGTTTTCCTTGACAGTGTACACTTGTACCAGCATTATTAGTACCAATACACACGCAATATCTTACGGACGAAGCAACAAGTTTGTTTTATTTGAGAATTACCAGTACTTTAGTCTTGGTGAACACACATCCCACATCTTAAGTAAGCTATACTTTACTTAGAACCGGAGCATTAACAGCAGGGAAACATCAAACAAACATGGCGCCAGTGAGTAGTGACACGCCATACCTTTATAGGCAACCACTACAAAAACAAAGACGATCCGCTAGTCCTCCAGTGTCATTTCACTCTCACCTTCTTGCTTGGGCGCATGGCAAACCGGACAAGTCATCTCATCCGAATCTCTGATCACCGTGGTAGGTAGGTCACACCAATGTACAGTGTAAATGCACAAAGGATGATGATGCACGTGCAAAAGCATAAGAGAAAACATAATTTTCTTCACAAAATAAATCTGCAGGAACATGATTCATACGATATTTGCTTATTGGGGCCCACGGTAGATAAGTTGTCTGAACTTTTTTGGGTGTAAGGTCAACTGTTTGACCCATTAGATTTGAACTCAAGGGCTCTCGTATGCTCTTCCTCCTCTAGCTCTCCTTCCACCCGCTTGATCCAGCGCCGACCAAACTGCTTGTTGCCGCCATTACCGTCCGGCGGTGCTCTAACACGCGCCTGGCCGCCCCCTTCCCGCTCTTTTCCGCCGTGCTGCTGCCGCCGCAACCTTTCTTATGTGCCCTGACCGGCCTTCTTCTCTGGTGTCGGCAGCCCATCCCGCACCCCGAGTCCCCCTCGGCCCTAGGTCGCTTTCGGCTCGGCTTTCCTGACGACCGCGCACTTCACCtatctttcttcttcctcctcctccagaaATTGGCTTACACCAGTTTATTTTTCAGACAACTTACAAATAGCAAATTACTTTTTTTTTCTACCGATGTTTGATAGGGTACGTACTTTTATGAAAaatataatttttttataaaactatagGAGTGAGTGACAGGGGCTCTCGAGAAAAGTTCAAAAGAGGAGAAAAGCCGCACATGGATGGATCGGATCAGATCCAGCAACGCTGTAGTCCACTCCACTGGGattctcgccgccgccgctgctgtccaGCTTGCATTCTCCCGTTCCGTTGAGGCTCAACGGCCGGCTCCCATCACCGGCCACGTGTCGCGCATGGGCCCGGCCCACCCACCAACCGAACAACCAGCTCCCTCAATCACTGACGAGGCAACAACGGCAGTGCGTGTCCGGGCCCACCCGTCGGCCACGGAGAGGGCCTCGATGGCCCACGCCTTGCGTGCCAGGCGCAGCTCGCAGCGGCAACCGCCCGCGTCTCCCGGCCCTTTTATCCCCGCCGCTCCCCCCCGCACACGGCACCGGGGAACGGAGCGGAGCCATGGCGGATCACAGCGACGGCCCGGCTGTCGACATTGTTCGAGAAGAtccagacgaggaggaggaggaggaggaggaggaggagggggaggggttcACGTTCGCGGCGGCCGCGCGTGTGGGCGACGGGTGCGCGATCGGGCCCGTGTACCTGGTCTTCGGCCGCCCGCGTTcgccggcggaggaggaggtggaggaggatgcCGGCACGGCGACCGTGCGGGTGCCGCTGAGGCAGCTCCTCCTGGAGGAGCGAgggtcctcgtcgtcgtcggggaAACGGCCGGACGACGacggaggagaagacgacgagcTCGACGGGGTGCCGGTGGAGACCTACTGCCTGTGGTCGCCCGGGacctcgccgtccccgtccccgtcgccgtcgcggTGCCAGAAGAGCGGGTCGACCGGGTCGGTCCTGCGGTGGCGCCAGCGGCTGCAGGTGGGGCGGAGCCAAAGCGACGGCAAGGAGAAGTTCGTGTTCCTGCAGGCACAACAggacgccgccggctcccccggcAGCAGGGGAGGGACGGGGACCGGCGAGCCGCGCGGCCGGGGAGGAGTCCACGGCTGGAGCCACCGCGGCAGAGGGGGCAGCGGCAGGGGGAGCCCTGGGCGCAGGGCGTCGACGTTCCTCCCGTACAAGCAGGACCTCCTCGGGCTCTTTGCCAACGCCGGCGCCTTCCGCCGGAGCTACCACCCCTTCTGACCAACTGACCAACGTCAGCCGTCAGCGTGCATCGATCTCTCGCCGATCGGGTGGTTGCCCtgcattctttctttctttctttctttcagattGTGATCCCTGATGAGTACACGGCGTGTAGAATTTCTTGGGTTCTTTTCGTACATATACAGTGACAGTAGCTGGTACGTAGATCAGATCAAATCCAACATTGTGAGTATTTTGTACAGCAATTTCTTCAGTTGCAAATTGAGTTGCGGTGACAAGAAATTCTTTGCAGTTAAGCAAACGTTCCCAAGAAATTGTTCACGGCACATCATCTCCCATGATTTGTGTCTAAATTACGCATGAGCCAAAGTCTTAATTAGGAGTAGTACGTATTAGGTAAGCAGCGCAACGAGCTGCAGTTGCCGCCGCGTACGAGCTGTCCATGAACGAATACGGTCGTGAGGCAGGAGGTTCAGGCGAGCGCGTCGATCGACCTTCTCGGTGCTCACCTACTCAGACTGGCGCTATCGATGCTTCCTTCCCCAAACTTTACTCTTCGGATTAGTGGAGCTAATTGGGCAGCTCGCTGGGTTAGGCTAGCTCGTAGCTGGTCACGATCGTGCTCAGCCTGGGCCCTGAACGTACGTAAGTGGCCGCCGGAGCCACACAAATGGAAACCGGATAATTATCCTCTGCCATCTAATTAAACTTTGCAGTTTTGAGACATGGCTAGCTAGAACGGTAGCTGGCCAACGCAGCTGGTGCAATGAGAGTCCATTTGGAACGCCGTCGTTCATCACAGAGGGAAAGTTGTCTCAATTATGCGGAGTTCTCTATAAAATCCCCATATTTATGGGAAAACTGGCTAAATTGctataaaattttaaaaaaattgctTCGTTGTGTCTCCAATCACAGTGGGAAGTCATTTTGGTATAGTCTtgtccacacacacaaaaaaacgtAGTTATGTActtcccacacacacaaaaaaacatagTTATGTACAACAAGGCCGAATTATTGATTGCAATTTTTGTTAGTGATTTGGAGTATCTACAGTCACAcgcctcaaacccgcctcatacacTCAGGCAGGCCGCTCGGTCACTATCACGGTTTTTTACACAGAAGAAAATCTCAAACGACCGGGCTAACTGGCACCCTCCATATCCATCCAAATATGGAGCGCCCCCGGGCGCCCGGGTGAGCCCGCCACGTCGGATCCGGCCCACGCTGGTCTATCCGACCCCACATAAAATCCTCTCCATCTGCTCACCGGACCAAACCCTAGCAACTTCActtccctcccctcctctccccttTGCCACCCAAACTCGTCTCCGACTCCTTCCGGTCGTCTCCGGCATGGTGGACAACGGATCCGAGTCCTTCACCAACAGATCCGTCGACCCTGAGGAGGAAATGGTCGTCTGGCTTGCGCTCCGCAACGCCCGGGAGGAGGCCCGTGCACAGCTACGCTCGGACTCCATCCGTCGGGAATAGATTGCGTCTGCCCAAATAGTGCATGGATCCAGTGCTAGGCCGACTGTAGCTGCCTCACCAGAGGCCGTGCGGTCCGTCTGGCGTTCGAACGCGCTGGCAGACACGCAACCCCTCCGGTGGTGCGTCGATATTCGGGACGCACCATCGTCCCACGAGGCCATGGCACGGTGTGCCCGCCGTGCAAGGCACCGGGTACGGGAGACGACGGCGGACGTCggcgaggcggagtcgcattctccTGCGCCCTGTATGGCTCATTAGTCTAGGCGACGCAAACGCATCGTGCTGGACGTCGGTGGCTCGTCCCCGAACAAATTCATCATCGATTTGACGTCCACCAGCACCCTACGTGTTTCGGGCTTCgatgaggaagagtagggcatgggagacggtggcgccttgagtcccgtgagcctGCTCGTGTCCAATGCCCTGCCCTACCTTGCTGACGACCGGACCAACACTCTTAGGGGCGCATCCAGCAGCCGGGCATGGCCGAGCGGGCGGGAGCGGAACCGGACGAAGCTTTCGTCAAAGATCGTCGCGTTACATGTAATAGTATGGATTTGAGGTATCCGGATGTGAAATGCATTTTTTAGGGGTGACCAGTCATTATCAACAGACGCGTCCGGGCGTTTGAAGGGTCAGATTTAGCATGTCCGGCTATAGATGCTGTTACCAGGCTGACCGTTTTGGTAAGGCCGTGATGAAAAGCCCGGCCATGACATATTTTTTCTTTCTTGCATGAGTGGTAGAAGATTCACTCTTCGATTTGTTTGGCAAATAAAAATGCTGCATTTATAATCAGTACACCGCAGACTAGGGGATCAAACAGGCCGTGTTGAGGAGTGACTTCTCACTATAGATGTGAGGGCGGCGGAGGAGATTGATATAAGCGTTTGCGCTCATACCGGGAGAATGTGACTATATGAGACACTAAATTCGACCTTAAGAGGGATCGAACCTATTTTTttcgtttcaaattactcgtcgcagaaatgaatgtatGTAGGACTAAAATACATTTAAATACattcatacctgcgacaagtaatttggaacggaaggagtaggTCAGTGGGGCGACACCACTGCGCTCCCACCACTgagcttttttttttttgaggatactcccaccaCCGAGCTATCAGCTCATCCACTCGTCGTCTCTTCTGATGCACCAGCTGCAATTCTTCCAAAGAGGGAAACTGTCCCTTGCTGCCCAAGTTGACCAGGTATTGTCCCATTTCCTTCCAAAAGAATTTAGACCTGCTCAACAAGGAAACAAGGTTTCTGTATTTCACAAAGTTTATTGCTAGTTGAAAGCGAAAACCAGCAAAATCCCTTCGATAAACAAAACAATGTACCCAATGAAAAATGTCAAATTATAGAGCCATCAACACCCGTGCCACACTGGGCGAGGCAACACAGGGCCCAACCGCAAACTCTGCTCGAGCATAAGGGTTCCGAGGAAAGCCATCCCACTACTGTATTCCATCCATTCCATACGGGGTCGAAATGGGAGTGGCATTATCTTTGCTCGCAGCGAGCGCAAGCGTCCCCTAGCCTCAAGTGACGAGCTAATGGGTTGGCCTAGTAGGGTGCTCCTTCATTTGTTAGTTAGTTATTTTCTTTTTAAATTTTTGTTT
Proteins encoded in this window:
- the LOC123181952 gene encoding zinc finger protein AEBP2; translated protein: MADHSDGPAVDIVREDPDEEEEEEEEEEGEGFTFAAAARVGDGCAIGPVYLVFGRPRSPAEEEVEEDAGTATVRVPLRQLLLEERGSSSSSGKRPDDDGGEDDELDGVPVETYCLWSPGTSPSPSPSPSRCQKSGSTGSVLRWRQRLQVGRSQSDGKEKFVFLQAQQDAAGSPGSRGGTGTGEPRGRGGVHGWSHRGRGGSGRGSPGRRASTFLPYKQDLLGLFANAGAFRRSYHPF